One Pseudobutyrivibrio xylanivorans genomic window, AGACAGATCCTTCCGCTACATTCATGAGAATAAAGACCGACTACATGGGAAACGACCAGCTTCTTCCCGCATACAACGTTCAGATTGGTGTAGCTGATGAATACATAGCAGTTGTTGATGTTAATCAATACAGATCTGACATGGACTGCTTCATACCGTTGATGAATAAGTATTATGAAACATATGGCTTTTATCCAAAATATCCTGTGGCTGATGCTGGATATGGCTCGTTCAATAATTATATCTTTTGCGAGCAAAAAGGCATGAAAAAGTACATGAAGTTCACAATGTTTAAAAAGGAGACGACCGATAAGAAATATCACAACGATCCATTCAGAGCTGTTAATTTTGAGATCGGTGATGATGGGAAAATGCGTTGTCCTAATGGGAAGAGCTTCAACTTTCTATACAGGCAGCATGTAAAAGGAAACCAGTATGGCCGGCAAGAAGAAGTCTATCAGTGTGAAGACTGCAGTGGTTGTCCCTATGCATCGAAGTGTAAGAAAACAGATAAAAACAAAACCGTAAGAATAAACGAAGAACTGACCGCTATGCATCAGGAGGTTATAAATAATCTTGAAAGCATCCAGGGAGCACTCCTTAGAATGAACAGATCCATTCAAGCGGAAGGTACTTTCGGAATCATAAAAAATGATCGTTGGTATAAAAGAATAGTCCGAAAAGGAATAGAATCCGTAAAACTTGAGGTTCTTTTGGTTTCAATAGGTCATAACTTATATAAATATCACAATAAAAAGATGCGTCTCCAAGAAGCTGCCTAATCAAAAAAGTTTGTAGTTTTTTGGGGAAAGGGGCATTATACTCTATTTTTGCCAGAAACAGCATACCTCACAAAAAATGATATAAAAAGGGAGCTGGAAAAAATGATTATCTCATTTTTTCACAGCCCCTATCATTAAGCTTCCACTTCTTTGAAAATAGCTTGCTTCTGCTTCCATAATGCAGCTTTAAGAATCATTCCAAGAATGCAAACGCTAATTACTTCACCAATTGCTACTGTCACAACAAGGAACCAGTGAGCATCGCCAACACCATATGCATATCTCAATACAAACGGTACAATCACAGCATTTGCGATTACTGGTGGTAATGTGAAGATGAACTTTGTACGTCTGAGTAAATATGTACCTACAGCACCAATAAGAGTTGCGATACTGCCAAATACAATATCCCAGATGACACATCCATTTATTATGTTAGAAAGTAAACATCCTACAAAAAGACCAGGAATTGCTGCAGGTGTAAAAATCGGTAGTATGCAAAGAGCCTCCGAAAATCTTACTTGAATTGCTCCATTTGCAAGTCCAAGTGCATTTGCCAACCAGGTGAGCACTACGTACAGGGCAGCTATCATTGCTCCCTGACAGATTCTTAATACATTTGTTTTCATTATTCTTACTCCTTTTCTCTTTCTTTGCTACTAAAACTATAGCAAATGAATTTTTTATCAATTATAATTAATCTCATGAAGATTTTAATTACTGGTGCGAGCCGTGGAATCGGTCTCGCTTGCGCAAAAAAATACGTCGAAATGGGACATGACGTCATAGGCTTCGATATTACAGAGAGTGAGTTCAAATCACCCTCTTATACCCATATGTTGGTGGACATTACAGGTACTCTACCAGATATCGATGATGTTGAAGTATTAATCAACAACGTCGGCATTCAGGAAGGCCCTAATGTTATCTCGACAAATCTCACTGCTACTATTTCCGTCACTGAAAAATATGCCTTCCAAGATAAAATCCATTCTGTCTTGTTTATGGCATCTTCCAGTGCCTCTAATGGTGCAGAGTTCCCTGAATATGCCGCAAGTAAAGGCGGTGTCGTTACCTATATGAAAAACTCTGCACTTCGTCTTGCCAAGTTCAAAGCGACTTCAAACAGCATTTCAGCTGGTGGAGTCTACACTCCACTAAACTTTCATATTACTGAAAATCCCACTTTAATGGAACAATGTCTCAACGAGACACTTCTTCACCGTTGGGCCTCTGCAGAAGAGATTGCTGAGCTGTCATACTTCCTAACAAATGTAAATCTAAGCATGACAGGCCAGGATTTACTCATTGACAACGGGGAACAACTGAAGTCGAATTTCATCTGGTAGACGTTTTAAACACTCTACTACTAAAACTATCGCAATAAATTTATCAATATAATCAGTAACCAGCTGTGTCAAAAATGCTCCGCCAAAAAGCTTTAATGCTGTTTGTGAAAGTGCCTGAACAATAAATGTTGTCACAGCTGCAGATGTGATTCCTCCAAATAAAAATGTCTCAATGCATGCTGATAATGCAGATGCAGGAAGCACCACAATAAAACATTTCCATATTATTGAAGAAATAGTTGTCTTCTTTTCATGAAATAGCAATCCAGCTAAGATTCCCATAAGAATTCCACTTAATGAAAAATAAA contains:
- a CDS encoding QueT transporter family protein, which codes for MMKTNVLRICQGAMIAALYVVLTWLANALGLANGAIQVRFSEALCILPIFTPAAIPGLFVGCLLSNIINGCVIWDIVFGSIATLIGAVGTYLLRRTKFIFTLPPVIANAVIVPFVLRYAYGVGDAHWFLVVTVAIGEVISVCILGMILKAALWKQKQAIFKEVEA
- a CDS encoding SDR family NAD(P)-dependent oxidoreductase; its protein translation is MKILITGASRGIGLACAKKYVEMGHDVIGFDITESEFKSPSYTHMLVDITGTLPDIDDVEVLINNVGIQEGPNVISTNLTATISVTEKYAFQDKIHSVLFMASSSASNGAEFPEYAASKGGVVTYMKNSALRLAKFKATSNSISAGGVYTPLNFHITENPTLMEQCLNETLLHRWASAEEIAELSYFLTNVNLSMTGQDLLIDNGEQLKSNFIW
- a CDS encoding ECF transporter S component — its product is MNNIRKISLIALAVAINIVGSKIALVFSLPIFLDSIGTMLAGIAFGPVAGALAALVGGLVNGALGDIYAIYFSLSGILMGILAGLLFHEKKTTISSIIWKCFIVVLPASALSACIETFLFGGITSAAVTTFIVQALSQTALKLFGGAFLTQLVTDYIDKFIAIVLVVECLKRLPDEIRLQLFPVVNE